Proteins encoded by one window of Sorex araneus isolate mSorAra2 chromosome 3, mSorAra2.pri, whole genome shotgun sequence:
- the LOC129403264 gene encoding CMRF35-like molecule 6 produces MSATQREARRGRVIIRDEPANLTFTVTLENLTETDAGIYCCGVSRPGLKRNPLARVVVSLYPAPKPTQEKSNTRTQTSPWTTERTSVWSTPATRAGCLLGCAPFLLLILPKVPLLLGVLGAVLRVRRHPRGLQGAASGSLA; encoded by the exons ATGTCAGCGACACAGCGAGAAGCAAGAAGGGGCCGCGTGATCATCAGGGACGAGCCAGCAAACCTCACCTTCACCGTGACCTTGGAGAACCTCACGGAAACCGACGCGGGCATATACTGCTGTGGGGTCTCACGGCCTGGACTCAAGAGGAATCCCCTGGCCCGGGTCGTGGTGTCATTGTACCCAG CACCAAAGCCAACCCAGGAAAAATCCAACACAAGGACGCAGACCTCGCCATGGACAACCGAAAGGACCTCTGTGTGGTCCACTCCAGCAACAAGGGCTGG GTGCCTGCTTGGCTGcgcccccttcctgctcctcatCCTCCCGAAGGTGCCCCTGCTGCTGGGCGTGCTGGGGGCTGTCCTCAGGGTGAGACGGCACCCAAGGGGCCTTCAGGGAGCCGCCTCCGGCAGCCTGGCCTAG